The genomic region TACTATCAAATACATTGAAATCAGAAACAGacaattgaaaaattgtacacaatagaaataaaagtaaacacgCTGCAATACATAATCTATTAGTGTTAAGTTACAAGAATATATGATTTAAGctacataataaaatcagaaacagagaattcaataaaatgtacacaataaaaataaacacatttgaaTACAATACCAGAATTATTAGTGTTAAATTATACTACAGTGAATGTCCAGCAATGGATTTACTTGCATAGGTATTAGTAGCTGGTTTGCAGATTTTAGAATTAATTTTCAGTCTGTATACAATGTATCtgctaataattttagttttcagtTCATGACAGTCAGGCATGTTCAGCTCTAATTTGCTCTCTCCTTGAAGTagaattgtttcaaatttacaTCTTGTACAGAAACACTTGGAAGgaacattacaaaaatattttccatttcaaCAAAGAATTGAAATGTTTCCTCTGAACAGAAAAATAGTGTGTCTTCCCTGAAGCATTGAAAGTTTGTGAACCTGGTAAATGTTTCATACATAGGCGTTTTAGAACCCACAGCAGATATGCATGTTGAACATGTTTTTGATGTTTTCTGGATACTCTGAACGATATAACCAGATACATTATATAAGGAATTCAGTTCACTAGAATTGAGACTTGCCATAGGATGACTCACTTCTGCAGAAATTTCTACTTCTTCAGACTTAGGCTTTACCTCATGTAATGTGTCCAAGAATCCAGAAAGAAATTCCCTGTCATCTTCTTCGTAGCTACTACAAGATGCATTTCGTAAGTATTGTGACACACAGATCAACTTGAGGTTATTTTTAACCTGGACTGCATTTGCAACACACTGTTTACTTTTAGCACACTGAAAAGATTTTCCAAACAGTCCTGAGGAAACCTGCTAGTTAAAAGAAACTTGTACTGTCTGTCTTCCAATAAATTAGCCTGCAGTTCTAACATGGCCTGCGTTGAAATTAGGACACCAGTTTGAGATGgtttccaaatttttttctgACCAACTTCCATATTACAAAAAAGATCCCTAAAATCTTTTAAGAATGCTATGGAATCTCtgtaaacatttaaattaaatttacttaaagCACATGATGGATCTCTAGAGGTCCTTAAATGAAACCATCTTTCTACTTGCTCCAAAAAACCATGCAGTAGTTAAGTAAGCAGGTTTATCAAGTTCTTCAGCAAGAAATTTCAGAGGACTGCTTACAGTGTGGTTTACCACATGTGCTGATGTGCACACTTCCATCTTGCCGAAGTGACTAGGGAACAGGTCTCGTTCTGATAGTTTTGGTGCCagcttaacccatttatgcccgtaACTTTATTTTTGTCCAAATGTTGTGAATGTCACACAGcttttgtttttatacatttttaattgtaaatgagcgaacacagatgaatctttacatttaGGCCCTTTTTCAgggtgggtcgttaacgacccagtgggAAAATCTGATatgcattttttctttctttttatttatatctaaattACTACATGTAACGACAGTAATTGTGAATATTATTTCTTTGTGTTATTGAATCAACAGTGCATAAGTAAACATTCACATAATGTTTAGTCATAAAAATACGTATagtaaaatataaatgactcaaTATTATCCAAACACATAATTACCATGTTATGTATGAAACTCTCTGATGCACTTGTCATGAAGCAGAGCCGGGCATGAAGGTTTGGAACAGCCTTTAGTAGTCTTGTTTTTGCAGACAGCGCATCGGCGACGTGGCTGACCAACCGCCAGCAAGTGTCCAGCATTGCGACGTGCTGGACCTGTGACCATATTTCCCACATTTGGATGCTTTCTGAGCCCCGGTGAAAATACTGGTGTTCCATATTTCTGCATCATAGCAATTACAGTTGTCCGTCTGAATGACAAATTATCCAAGGAAATTCTTGTTGATCTTGCTGTTAACATGCATTATTCATGGCGACATCAAACATCCACAAAAGAATTGGAACATACCATTTTTTCCCTCTTATTCCAATTCTGTATGCTGCTATGTTTTGATCCATCTGATCAACACCTCCCATAAAACTATTGTATTTCTTGATGACGTGGATTCTGTAATGGATATCCTCTTCTTTGCTTTGGCTGAGTACCGATCTGCTGTTTCTATAGGGTGCACGCCAAACTCATTTGAAACAACTGTCAAAATATTCAGCTGGATGACTGTCTTTAGAAAGTGATAATGGATGACTCGACTGGACAGGATTATAAACTGGTGGAAAATTAGGGAGGGTCTGACCCTTCTTCCACTGcggaatatattttgtattcagtACAGATCTTGGATTATAGTTTTTATCTCCTCTTGTTTTAGTTGTAGTCTTTACCTCAGCTTCTACTTCCAACAATACCGTAGCCTCCAATGTAGACTCAGGGGAATCATTTTCAACATCACTTGTTTCATTTGAAAACCTTACCTCAGCTTCTGCTTCCAACAATGTCCTCGTCAAGCAGTCTGGATTACTACACTCCTCATCTCCAGAATCCCCATCGCTTTCTCCATGTACAGGTGGTGCAATATAAACATCAATTTCTCCAGATATGCTCCTCGTGTCTGTTGCTTCAAGTTCAGATATTATTTCATGAGTTTTCAGTCCCTTCCTAgtatatcaaaacaaaaataaactataactAACGAAAAAGAatcatataaacagaaatattactaaGCGACCAAATGGTACCTCTCATTTTcccactgggtcgttaacgacccactcTAAAAAACTATTGTCATTGTTGCTATATTACTATAACTGTTACAATGCTATCAGGATATACTGTATTACTTACATTTTGATGTTTTAGATCCGTATTCAGAAGCTCGGCAATGAGCCACACTCCATGCCAACAAATAGAAATTATTAGCTATGTGCTGCAGAATTCTAGTCAATTACGCAAGCTGAGAGATAGATTCAAATAAAATGTGAATGGTGCAGCACTAATCAAACACAGATGTTTATAACTCAAGACAACACTCTCAGTTACCAACCTAATTTATAGAAGTCACAATATAACACTACCgggatattttatacaaattacaATCACTGGGTCGTTAACAACCCAGTGGGCATCAATGGGTTAAAAGAATGCTCTTTTTCATGtgcaattatttcataaatatggCTTGCCAGAACTTCATTTGTGGGTAGCTTTTGTTTCTCTTTAATATCATTGGGTATTCTAATCACCTTATTCGATATAAACattgatttaatgtttttaaataaatgtggTACATCAGCAAAGACAAATACAACTTTATCCGAGTGCAGTGGATTGGCAACTGTGCACTTGATCTGCCTGCTGTTACACCCCAAGCCCTCCATAGTGCTTGGTTACAAGAACCCATATCAAAAAGTTCAATTGCAACTCTTCAGCTTTCTGAAAGATACATTCGATGATGTCATGAAAAacagcaccatttactgaatcaCTGGTGTAATAATAGGCAACTACTTGTGTCCACCGTGTAATTACACCACCTAACATAAAAACTAAAACATGAGTTGCCATGCCTGAGTGTTCGGGCAGTGTTACATTCCCAAAGTATTTGCTTAAGGAGCAGTCATATACATTCCCTGAAGTGATAGCCATTTCATCTAATATTAAAACACAGTCCTTTTCATGAGATTCGAAGGATTCCACTTTTAGTCTAAAAAATTCAAAAACTTCATGTAAAATCCCACTATCAAATTTGAGATTCTGTAATCTTCTCTGCAAAGTACGTACAGAAGGCAATGGATAGCCTTGCTTGAGCAGTTCCTCATATCCGCTTCCACCAAAACTAAATTTCAGCTTTAGGGCTTTGGTAATAGTCACATTTGACCATTTCACAAACATGTTCGTCTTTCCTTGTTGCTTTCTTTGTAATGAAATAATCTGATCATTATTAAAAATCttatttacaaaagaaagatcattttcaacactacactttttcatgttttttaatcttttggttGAATTCCTTAAAAGTTTCTTGTAGTTTTCagccttccttttttcttttaaatatagttTCTCATACCTTGCCAGTTTTGTAGTTGATTCTTCATGTATGGCTTGTTCAGTCTCACAGCAGTTGTCACTGTCCTCACTTGATGCAGAAGACTCAGGAGTTGAAATTTCACAAGATGATGCTGCATGTGATGAAGACGGTTGTAATTCAGCACCACTGCCAATAGAAACTGCCATATTTTGTGGAACCACTTGAGAATCTAGAACTGGACCTAAACAGGCAAAACAAGTTTTgattttgaattatacaatagAACGCATTAAAATAGGTAATCAAAGTTTAAGATAAAATCTGCAGCCTTCTTCCTTCTATGCATTTGTGTATCTGTCAGATGAAGGGGAAATTTATTGCTACCGAATACAATGTAGAGGTAAATTGAGAAAGGGAGTCATACCTCTTCATGGCAAACATATACTGACTACATAATTATTCTGTAAGCTCACTTCATATGACATCATTTTTTGTTCTCCCTTAATGAGGAAAGACTCTAAGCCAACAGTGTTGcttgaaatttatgtaatttcctAGTACCAGTCGATGTTCCTATGTCATTTTCGCACTTACCTTGCTATGTCTGTAacaaattgtataattttgtattgtttcttttttcatctatctttttctttctctcttcctctccttTTTCTTATTC from Periplaneta americana isolate PAMFEO1 chromosome 15, P.americana_PAMFEO1_priV1, whole genome shotgun sequence harbors:
- the LOC138715553 gene encoding uncharacterized protein isoform X1, with translation MKRTPPIKRKASAPKATKSSSSPVLDSQVVPQNMAVSIGSGAELQPSSSHAASSCEISTPESSASSEDSDNCCETEQAIHEESTTKLARYEKLYLKEKRKAENYKKLLRNSTKRLKNMKKCSVENDLSFVNKIFNNDQIISLQRKQQGKTNMFVKWSNVTITKALKLKFSFGGSGYEELLKQGYPLPSVRTLQRRLQNLKFDSGILHEVFEFFRLKVESFESHEKDCVLILDEMAITSGNVYDCSLSKYFGNVTLPEHSGMATHVLVFMLGGVITRWTQVVAYYYTSDSVNGAVFHDIIECIFQKAEELQLNFLIWVLVTKHYGGLGV
- the LOC138715553 gene encoding uncharacterized protein isoform X2, with amino-acid sequence MKRTPPIKRKASAPKATKSSSSPVLDSQVVPQNMAVSIGSGAELQPSSSHAASSCEISTPESSASSEDSDNCCETEQAIHEESTTKLARFWCLRG